A genomic segment from uncultured Marinifilum sp. encodes:
- the rsfS gene encoding ribosome silencing factor yields MTKKQEYKSEELVEAIIEGLQENKAEDIVKIDLRNIDSSVCKYFVICNGTSSTHVAGLTDSVEDYVREQINEKVWKKEGLQNAQWILLDYADVVVHIFQKEYRDFYRLESLWADAPIIRVEDEQPNQ; encoded by the coding sequence ATGACAAAAAAGCAGGAGTATAAGTCAGAAGAACTTGTAGAGGCTATTATTGAAGGATTGCAAGAAAATAAGGCCGAAGATATTGTAAAAATTGATTTAAGAAATATCGATAGTTCGGTTTGTAAATACTTTGTTATCTGTAATGGAACATCGAGTACGCATGTCGCAGGATTGACCGATTCGGTAGAAGATTACGTGAGAGAGCAAATCAATGAAAAAGTGTGGAAAAAAGAAGGCTTACAAAATGCACAGTGGATTCTCCTAGATTATGCAGATGTAGTGGTTCATATTTTTCAAAAAGAATACCGGGATTTTTACCGCCTGGAAAGTTTATGGGCAGATGCTCCGATTATCCGAGTTGAGGATGAGCAGCCAAATCAATAA
- a CDS encoding NUDIX domain-containing protein → MYKVFFKDRLIFLGDKNESSNFKGMVYAWTEGQSLEGLILQFDEEEHRDAIFIVADNLEDLFEHFKSCFKYIEAAGGKVYNQQNEILVIYRLDKWDLPKGKVEKGELLREAAVREVEEECGVSNLTIEKELQSTYHTYWMKGKFVLKRTYWYKMSYSGTEQLVPQTEEDIQEAKWLAEDQLQKFKKNTYASILQVIDEK, encoded by the coding sequence ATGTATAAAGTATTTTTTAAAGATCGATTGATTTTTTTAGGCGATAAAAATGAAAGTTCTAATTTTAAGGGAATGGTATATGCTTGGACTGAAGGGCAATCTTTAGAAGGTCTTATATTACAGTTCGACGAAGAGGAGCATAGGGATGCAATTTTTATTGTGGCTGATAATTTAGAAGATCTTTTTGAGCATTTTAAATCCTGTTTTAAATATATAGAAGCTGCAGGTGGAAAGGTTTATAATCAGCAAAATGAGATATTGGTAATTTACAGGTTGGATAAATGGGATTTGCCAAAGGGAAAGGTTGAGAAAGGAGAATTGCTTCGTGAAGCTGCTGTTCGTGAAGTGGAAGAAGAGTGCGGAGTTTCAAATCTTACTATTGAAAAGGAATTACAATCGACTTATCATACCTATTGGATGAAAGGGAAGTTTGTATTAAAAAGAACTTATTGGTACAAAATGAGCTATTCTGGCACAGAACAATTGGTTCCTCAAACCGAAGAGGATATTCAGGAAGCGAAGTGGCTTGCCGAAGATCAATTGCAAAAGTTTAAAAAGAATACTTATGCATCTATTTTGCAAGTAATAGACGAAAAATAG
- a CDS encoding Crp/Fnr family transcriptional regulator, translating to MNFEYQIEKHQKENEKISAKDCLNALTPDQKKMVENSTTLLQFTKGETIIKQGFVASHILYIEKGIAKLDVTNDSKVSTIKLLGEGNFVGIVCSFACKNLDFSAIALENTTIQMINMDVFLRLIKENGEFALKLIRHMSSNTNSMVHRTSRLSTKNVEGSLALILIELSEIYNNLNFELPVSRIGLASLAGCSKESAINALLKFNKDKIIKVKDKNIEILKPKLLRLIIKNG from the coding sequence ATGAGAAGATTAGCGCTAAAGATTGCTTAAATGCATTAACTCCTGATCAGAAAAAAATGGTGGAAAATTCCACTACTCTACTTCAATTTACCAAAGGAGAAACCATAATAAAACAAGGTTTTGTGGCATCGCATATTCTTTACATAGAAAAAGGTATTGCTAAACTCGATGTAACTAACGACTCTAAAGTATCAACAATAAAGTTATTAGGTGAAGGTAACTTTGTAGGTATTGTGTGCAGTTTTGCCTGTAAAAATCTGGATTTTTCGGCAATAGCTCTTGAAAATACAACAATACAAATGATAAATATGGATGTATTTTTAAGGCTGATTAAAGAAAATGGTGAATTTGCATTAAAGCTAATACGACACATGTCTTCAAATACAAATAGCATGGTACATAGAACCAGCCGATTATCTACAAAAAATGTAGAAGGATCTCTCGCCCTAATATTAATCGAACTTAGCGAAATATATAATAATCTTAATTTTGAACTTCCTGTTAGTAGAATTGGTCTTGCATCTTTAGCTGGATGTTCAAAAGAAAGTGCAATTAATGCCTTACTTAAATTTAATAAGGATAAAATTATTAAGGTAAAAGATAAAAATATAGAAATACTTAAACCGAAGCTTCTACGACTTATTATTAAAAATGGATAA
- a CDS encoding TonB-dependent receptor — MNRYLLAMLLLLPQITFAIGEIKNNKLSGVISDQKNNTPLPGVSIFIPEIQKGTISETDGSYKLENLPSGKLTIQFSFIGYESVIKTILIKTENTHLDVILPFTTVTTQEVVVSGGFPSAQHENSIKISVIKENELQQLSTPSLGEKLASIPGVDVISRSPGVSTPVIRGLSLNNIIFLNNGIRLENFQFSTDHPFLTNEQGADHIEVIKGPASLLYGSDAMGGVINVLKEKPAPANSFKANINSEFHSVTQGYSNSIGVKSSGKDWFWMIRANQQSHKDYKDASGNYVPNSRFNTKGLQVGLGLIKEYGSFKIYYDYLQPKLGMTNGESLKVVSEGKRKNHYWYQDLTQHLISSRNRLFLGRYKLEVNAAYQFNNRRLNGNPNSEIFRMVDMDLNTFTYDSKLYFPSSDNSEFLVGFQGMHQSNQNHEAPNRVIPDAQIDDFSVFSLMKKQIGAANIQFGVRYDHRSIYVPEQEAGGHSHGEAEEHEEEEEHHDEGEHEEHEEEMVHINRQFDRLNASLGATFHISEALLLRSNFASGYRVPNLAELSQHGLHGNRFEEGNMDLDPQKSFESDLGIHYHTQNHNIDFSMFYNKVYDYIYLAPTDEPAPEGEGNVYAYSQQDAKLYGGEVAINVVPLSFLQFHTDYAMVIAKQDDGGRLPFIPQHKLNMNAKFLGNGNKVFKNPFFSINWKYAFKQDNPAQFETNTASYDLFGLQAGSDFKLGKYNINLLLSASNLFDKKYIDHLSSLKPLGFYNPGRNLSIKLGINL; from the coding sequence ATGAATAGATATTTATTGGCAATGCTACTGCTATTGCCTCAAATCACCTTTGCTATTGGCGAAATAAAAAATAATAAGCTAAGCGGAGTTATTAGTGATCAAAAAAATAATACACCCCTGCCAGGTGTAAGTATATTCATTCCGGAAATTCAAAAAGGTACAATAAGCGAAACAGATGGAAGCTACAAACTAGAAAATTTACCTTCTGGAAAATTGACCATACAATTTTCATTTATTGGATACGAATCTGTTATTAAAACAATACTCATAAAAACAGAAAATACACATCTTGATGTAATCTTACCATTTACCACTGTTACAACTCAAGAAGTAGTAGTTTCTGGTGGATTCCCTTCCGCACAGCACGAAAATTCAATTAAAATATCAGTTATTAAAGAAAATGAACTGCAACAACTTTCAACACCTTCTTTAGGAGAAAAATTGGCAAGTATTCCAGGCGTTGATGTTATTTCTCGTAGTCCAGGAGTATCTACTCCTGTAATTCGAGGATTATCTTTAAATAATATTATATTCCTAAACAATGGAATTCGTTTAGAAAACTTCCAGTTCTCAACAGATCATCCCTTTTTAACTAATGAACAAGGTGCCGACCATATTGAGGTGATAAAAGGCCCAGCATCTCTACTTTATGGATCGGATGCTATGGGAGGTGTAATTAATGTACTAAAAGAAAAACCGGCTCCAGCCAACTCATTTAAAGCAAATATAAATTCCGAATTCCATAGTGTTACTCAGGGATACTCAAATAGTATAGGAGTTAAATCTTCAGGCAAAGATTGGTTTTGGATGATTCGAGCCAATCAGCAATCTCATAAAGACTATAAAGATGCATCGGGCAATTATGTTCCAAATTCCCGATTTAATACAAAAGGCTTACAAGTTGGTCTTGGCTTAATTAAAGAGTATGGCAGTTTTAAAATCTACTACGATTATCTGCAACCTAAATTAGGAATGACCAATGGAGAATCTTTAAAAGTTGTATCAGAAGGGAAACGAAAAAACCATTACTGGTATCAAGATCTAACACAACATTTAATTTCATCACGAAATCGCTTATTTCTTGGCAGGTACAAACTTGAAGTTAATGCAGCTTACCAATTTAACAACCGACGATTAAACGGAAATCCAAACTCAGAAATTTTCCGAATGGTTGATATGGACTTAAACACATTTACCTACGACAGTAAATTGTATTTCCCAAGCTCAGACAATTCTGAATTTTTAGTTGGATTTCAAGGCATGCATCAATCAAATCAAAATCATGAAGCTCCAAACCGAGTAATTCCTGATGCGCAAATTGATGATTTTTCGGTCTTCTCTCTCATGAAAAAACAAATTGGTGCTGCAAACATTCAGTTTGGCGTTCGGTACGATCATCGCTCCATTTATGTTCCCGAGCAAGAAGCTGGCGGACACTCTCACGGCGAAGCAGAAGAGCATGAAGAAGAGGAAGAACATCATGATGAAGGAGAACACGAAGAGCATGAAGAGGAAATGGTTCATATCAACAGACAATTTGATCGCTTAAATGCATCATTAGGAGCTACATTCCATATTTCGGAAGCGCTTTTACTACGAAGCAACTTTGCAAGCGGATATCGTGTACCTAATTTGGCAGAACTTTCTCAACATGGTTTACATGGAAATCGATTCGAAGAAGGAAACATGGATTTAGATCCTCAAAAAAGTTTTGAGTCTGATTTGGGAATTCATTACCATACTCAAAATCACAATATCGATTTTTCGATGTTCTACAATAAAGTGTACGACTACATTTATTTAGCACCAACCGACGAGCCAGCTCCAGAAGGAGAAGGTAATGTATATGCATACAGCCAACAAGATGCAAAACTTTATGGAGGTGAAGTGGCCATTAATGTTGTTCCCTTATCGTTCTTACAATTCCATACCGATTATGCCATGGTAATTGCCAAGCAGGATGATGGCGGACGCTTGCCATTTATTCCACAGCACAAATTAAATATGAATGCAAAATTCCTTGGGAATGGCAATAAAGTATTTAAAAATCCTTTCTTTAGCATCAACTGGAAATACGCTTTTAAACAAGATAATCCAGCTCAGTTTGAAACCAATACTGCATCATACGATTTATTCGGTTTGCAAGCAGGAAGCGATTTTAAATTAGGAAAATACAATATAAATTTACTGCTTAGTGCAAGTAATCTTTTCGATAAAAAATACATCGATCATTTATCAAGTCTTAAACCCTTAGGTTTTTATAATCCGGGCAGAAACTTGAGTATTAAATTAGGAATTAATTTATAA
- the pyrE gene encoding orotate phosphoribosyltransferase, whose protein sequence is MQNTAKQVAEYLLQIKAIKLEPTNPFTWASGWKSPIYCDNRKTLSFPEVRTYIKKAFAQAVKEKYPEVEVIAGVATGAIAQGALVAEEMNLPMVYIRSSAKAHGMTNLIEGEIKAGQKVVVIEDLISTGGSSLKAVQALREAGCEVLGMLAIFTYGFQTAKDNFTNANCKLDTLSEYNVMIDRAQEIGYIKTEDVDQLKQWRKDPGNWGV, encoded by the coding sequence ATGCAAAATACTGCTAAACAAGTCGCTGAATATTTGTTACAAATTAAAGCAATTAAGCTTGAACCAACAAACCCATTTACTTGGGCATCGGGATGGAAATCGCCTATTTACTGCGATAACCGTAAAACCCTTTCTTTTCCTGAGGTAAGAACTTACATAAAAAAAGCTTTTGCCCAAGCAGTTAAAGAAAAATATCCCGAAGTAGAAGTTATTGCAGGAGTAGCAACAGGTGCTATCGCTCAAGGTGCATTGGTAGCAGAAGAAATGAATTTGCCTATGGTATATATTCGATCATCAGCAAAAGCTCATGGAATGACCAACTTAATTGAAGGTGAAATTAAAGCCGGACAAAAAGTTGTAGTTATCGAAGATTTAATTTCGACTGGTGGCAGTAGTTTAAAAGCTGTGCAAGCACTAAGAGAAGCTGGTTGTGAAGTATTAGGCATGTTAGCTATTTTTACTTATGGTTTTCAAACTGCCAAAGATAACTTCACCAATGCTAATTGTAAATTAGATACTTTAAGCGAATACAACGTAATGATTGATCGTGCACAAGAAATTGGGTACATAAAAACAGAAGATGTTGATCAATTAAAACAATGGAGAAAAGATCCGGGAAATTGGGGAGTATAA
- a CDS encoding biotin--[acetyl-CoA-carboxylase] ligase, which translates to MQRKLFTPQLLVRKNKINSTNNFALELIKSENTAAGTVVLTLNQTKGRGQHTNSWESESGKNLTISIIFRPEFLPIHLQFNISIVISLGVSDYLKQYVSGVAIKWPNDIYINNKKIAGILIEHSIMGSALSHSICGLGLNINQTKFLSDAPNPVSLANITGDQYELDTELMKLLECIEKRYFELEDACLNKLEKDYLDSMYWMNEKHKFSDEHGVFEGVIVGVTEIGQLRIKVDLEERIYNFKEVSFMQ; encoded by the coding sequence ATGCAACGAAAACTCTTTACTCCCCAGTTACTTGTACGTAAAAACAAGATAAATTCCACAAATAATTTTGCTTTGGAATTAATAAAGTCGGAAAATACTGCTGCTGGGACTGTCGTTTTGACATTAAATCAGACAAAAGGCCGCGGACAACATACAAATTCCTGGGAAAGTGAAAGTGGCAAAAACCTTACCATTAGTATAATTTTTAGGCCAGAATTTCTACCAATTCACCTTCAATTTAACATTTCCATTGTTATTTCGCTTGGTGTAAGTGATTATTTGAAGCAATACGTATCAGGGGTTGCTATAAAATGGCCCAATGATATCTATATAAATAATAAGAAAATAGCGGGAATTTTAATTGAACATTCCATAATGGGATCGGCTTTAAGCCATTCTATTTGCGGATTGGGATTAAATATTAACCAAACAAAATTTTTGTCTGATGCTCCAAATCCAGTTTCTTTGGCAAATATAACAGGCGATCAATATGAGTTGGATACAGAATTAATGAAATTGCTCGAATGTATTGAGAAAAGATATTTTGAGTTGGAAGATGCTTGTTTAAATAAATTGGAGAAAGATTATCTCGATTCGATGTATTGGATGAATGAGAAACATAAGTTTTCTGATGAGCATGGAGTATTTGAAGGTGTTATTGTTGGCGTTACAGAAATTGGGCAGTTACGCATTAAAGTGGATTTGGAAGAACGGATTTATAATTTTAAAGAGGTGAGCTTTATGCAATAG
- a CDS encoding phosphatidate cytidylyltransferase: MSRKNITFESLLKNKASPCILTGKTINKLQVGNFIKRAIFGAIFAIILVTGIVIHPIAFFAIFLGITLLTVYEFLTLIKKNTCSPQILSALISTGLLFTSCFVYAYIGSSLLFALFVLVTVLIPIVEMYRKKSNPFGNISYTLMGILYVAVPFSLLNFLVFPFGDNVFHWKILMALFILIWANDSGAYIVGVNFGKNRLFERISPKKSWEGSIGGAVITLLISWVISMYSDDLNLVQWLIIGLIVIVFGSFGDLVESLLKRSLKIKDSGNIIPGHGGLLDRFDAILLVSPMVFVFLQVIKEFFH; encoded by the coding sequence ATGTCGCGAAAAAACATTACTTTTGAGAGCTTATTAAAGAACAAAGCAAGCCCGTGTATTTTAACTGGCAAAACAATTAATAAATTACAAGTGGGGAATTTCATAAAAAGAGCAATTTTTGGAGCAATATTCGCAATAATTCTGGTAACAGGAATAGTTATTCATCCTATTGCATTTTTTGCAATATTTTTGGGTATCACACTACTTACTGTTTACGAATTTCTCACTCTAATTAAAAAAAACACCTGCTCACCACAAATATTGTCTGCATTAATAAGTACTGGTCTTCTTTTTACCTCTTGCTTTGTTTATGCATATATAGGAAGCTCACTACTTTTTGCACTATTTGTACTCGTAACTGTTCTTATTCCAATTGTAGAAATGTATCGGAAAAAATCAAATCCGTTTGGGAATATTTCTTATACACTTATGGGAATATTGTACGTAGCAGTACCTTTCTCTTTGCTTAATTTTTTAGTTTTCCCTTTCGGTGATAACGTGTTTCATTGGAAAATACTAATGGCCTTATTCATTCTTATTTGGGCAAATGATAGCGGAGCATATATTGTAGGTGTAAACTTTGGCAAAAATCGTTTATTTGAAAGAATATCCCCAAAAAAATCCTGGGAAGGAAGTATTGGAGGAGCAGTAATTACCCTTCTAATTTCGTGGGTAATTTCTATGTACTCCGACGACTTAAACTTAGTACAATGGTTAATAATTGGTCTTATTGTAATTGTATTTGGATCTTTTGGAGATTTGGTTGAATCGCTTCTTAAAAGAAGTTTAAAAATTAAAGATTCTGGAAATATTATACCAGGACATGGTGGTTTACTAGACCGTTTTGATGCAATTCTTCTTGTTTCGCCTATGGTTTTCGTGTTCTTGCAAGTTATCAAAGAATTTTTTCATTAA
- the ftsH gene encoding ATP-dependent zinc metalloprotease FtsH: MTENNKKNKSPFSSGKNGNNMLKTPKFNAYWIYGLIAVAIIALNLMDLGQSPKETSWRKVKNELIRNQDIDRIVVVRNTLDVNVYLRETSLDKYPDLFESSFDSPSKAGPHYTFRIGSIEQFTDQLVNAQKSITESDRIEPEYVTQEDYFGQFIGWILPFALIIGIWFYVFRRMSKGAGGSGGGGNIFNVGKSKAKVFDKESNININFKDVAGLAEAKQEVEEIVEFLKHPQRYTKLGGKIPKGALLVGPPGTGKTLLAKAVAGEANVPFFSMSGSDFVEMFVGVGASRVRDLFKQAKEKSPCIVFIDEIDAIGRARGKNPNMGSNDERENTLNQLLTEMDGFDTNSGVIILAATNRADILDRALMRAGRFDRQIHVELPDLNERQEIFNVHLKPLKLDPKIDQSFLAKQTPGFSGADIANVCNESALIAARKKKDIIEKQDFLDAIDRIIGGLEKKNKIISLQEKKTIAFHEAGHATISWLLEHAHPLVKVTIVPRGKALGAAWYLPEERSITTKEQLLDEMCSTLGGRAAEEITFNKISTGAQNDLEKVTKQAIAMVSIFGMSDEVGNVSYYDSSGQSDYSFSKPYSEKTAELIDKEVKILIENSYERAKQVLLDNKDGHNKLAELLLEREVIFSEDLEEIFGKREFGTPEIEEAKIIPNKDEENLKEDNESKAV; the protein is encoded by the coding sequence ATGACAGAGAACAATAAAAAAAATAAATCTCCTTTTTCATCAGGGAAAAATGGGAATAACATGCTAAAAACTCCAAAATTCAATGCCTATTGGATTTATGGATTAATAGCTGTTGCTATAATAGCCCTTAACTTGATGGATTTAGGCCAAAGCCCAAAAGAAACAAGCTGGAGAAAAGTTAAGAATGAATTAATACGCAATCAGGATATTGACCGCATTGTTGTGGTAAGAAATACATTGGATGTAAATGTTTATTTAAGAGAAACAAGCCTTGATAAATATCCTGATTTATTCGAAAGTAGTTTCGATTCTCCTTCAAAAGCTGGACCTCATTACACTTTTCGAATTGGTTCGATAGAGCAGTTTACAGATCAACTTGTTAATGCACAAAAAAGCATAACCGAATCGGATAGAATAGAACCTGAATATGTAACTCAGGAAGACTATTTTGGTCAATTTATAGGATGGATTCTTCCATTTGCTTTAATTATAGGTATCTGGTTCTATGTTTTCCGTAGAATGAGCAAAGGAGCTGGCGGTAGCGGTGGCGGAGGTAATATCTTTAATGTTGGAAAATCTAAAGCCAAAGTTTTTGACAAGGAATCGAATATCAACATAAACTTTAAAGATGTTGCTGGTTTAGCCGAAGCAAAACAAGAAGTAGAAGAAATTGTAGAATTCTTAAAACATCCACAACGATATACGAAACTTGGTGGTAAAATTCCTAAAGGAGCATTACTAGTAGGACCTCCGGGAACAGGTAAAACATTATTAGCAAAAGCAGTTGCTGGTGAAGCTAACGTTCCATTTTTTAGCATGTCGGGTTCCGATTTTGTAGAAATGTTTGTTGGTGTTGGAGCAAGTCGTGTTCGCGATTTGTTTAAGCAAGCAAAAGAAAAATCTCCTTGTATTGTCTTTATCGATGAGATTGATGCAATAGGTAGAGCTCGTGGTAAAAACCCTAATATGGGTTCGAATGATGAGCGTGAAAACACATTAAATCAGTTGTTAACTGAAATGGATGGTTTCGACACCAACTCAGGAGTAATTATTTTAGCAGCTACCAACCGTGCCGATATTCTCGACCGTGCTTTAATGCGTGCCGGTCGATTCGATCGTCAGATTCATGTTGAACTACCTGATTTGAATGAAAGACAGGAGATATTTAATGTTCATCTTAAACCACTTAAGTTAGATCCAAAAATAGACCAATCGTTTCTTGCTAAACAAACGCCAGGTTTCTCGGGTGCCGATATTGCAAATGTATGTAACGAATCGGCTTTAATCGCAGCTCGTAAGAAAAAGGATATCATTGAAAAGCAAGACTTTCTGGATGCTATTGACCGAATTATTGGTGGTTTAGAAAAGAAAAACAAAATTATTTCTCTTCAGGAGAAGAAAACAATAGCTTTTCACGAAGCAGGACATGCAACTATTTCGTGGTTGTTAGAACATGCTCACCCATTGGTTAAAGTAACCATTGTTCCTAGAGGAAAAGCTTTGGGTGCTGCATGGTATTTACCCGAAGAAAGAAGCATAACAACCAAAGAGCAACTTCTCGACGAAATGTGTTCTACTCTTGGTGGTAGAGCTGCCGAAGAAATTACTTTCAACAAAATCTCAACCGGAGCTCAAAACGATTTAGAGAAAGTTACCAAGCAAGCAATTGCTATGGTTTCAATTTTTGGAATGAGCGATGAGGTTGGTAATGTTAGTTATTACGATTCGAGCGGACAATCGGATTATTCTTTCTCGAAACCATACAGTGAAAAAACCGCCGAATTAATCGATAAAGAAGTAAAAATACTAATTGAAAACAGCTACGAAAGAGCAAAACAAGTTCTACTCGACAATAAAGATGGACACAATAAATTAGCAGAACTACTTTTAGAACGCGAAGTTATATTTAGCGAAGATTTAGAAGAAATATTTGGTAAAAGAGAATTCGGTACTCCCGAAATTGAAGAAGCCAAAATTATTCCAAATAAAGACGAAGAAAATCTAAAAGAAGATAATGAAAGTAAGGCTGTTTAA